The following proteins are encoded in a genomic region of Sorangiineae bacterium MSr12523:
- a CDS encoding DUF374 domain-containing protein, which produces MRAVMGLVLGLVAALWLKTLRVRILVDPRLHAEQGPWVLSFFHGTQFPLLVWKRRRRTVVMVSHSQDGAMQARALGLLGFTIVRGSSSRGGVRGLAAMIRTMKRDRADAAFAVDGPRGPYGKVKEGALLSARATGGVLVPMGSASARAWIATRAWDKFALPLPFSRVQVVLGAPLHAPTAEQLEAGIAAANETANAMVNAAHAPASSRLSEPLPPRESPPHGDGIRELQVPAMGNTARDT; this is translated from the coding sequence GTGAGGGCCGTGATGGGCCTCGTGTTGGGGCTCGTGGCGGCGCTCTGGTTGAAGACGCTGCGGGTGCGGATCCTCGTGGATCCGCGCCTGCATGCGGAACAAGGACCGTGGGTGCTGTCGTTTTTTCACGGGACGCAGTTTCCGCTGCTCGTGTGGAAGCGGCGCCGGCGCACCGTGGTGATGGTGAGCCACTCGCAGGATGGGGCGATGCAGGCGAGGGCGCTCGGCCTTTTGGGCTTCACCATCGTGCGCGGTTCGAGCTCGCGCGGAGGTGTGCGCGGGCTCGCCGCGATGATCCGCACCATGAAGCGGGATCGCGCCGATGCTGCCTTCGCCGTCGACGGCCCCCGCGGCCCTTACGGCAAGGTGAAAGAGGGCGCGCTTCTGTCCGCACGTGCAACCGGCGGCGTACTCGTGCCCATGGGCAGCGCCAGCGCGCGCGCCTGGATCGCCACGCGCGCCTGGGACAAGTTCGCCTTGCCGCTCCCATTCTCGCGCGTGCAGGTGGTACTCGGCGCACCCCTGCACGCCCCGACGGCGGAGCAGCTCGAGGCGGGGATTGCCGCCGCAAACGAGACGGCGAACGCCATGGTCAACGCCGCGCACGCGCCGGCTTCCAGCCGGCTCTCAGAGCCGCTGCCGCCCCGCGAAAGCCCGCCCCATGGTGATGGGATCCGCGAACTCCAGGTCCCCGCCATGGGGAACACCGCTCGCGATACGTGA
- the recR gene encoding recombination mediator RecR, translating to MITSRSKRTISLFARLPGVGEKTAQRYLLYLLTAEDELAAELGRELVELRQHLRPCTLCGNIAEIETPTSTAICTICSDSKRDPSLLCVVARVHDLLAIERAGSMRGRYFVLGKLLSPLEGVGPEDLPIERLLARIQKENVQEVICATPPSVDGEATALLLKRELAPLGITLSRIASGVPHGGDLEFADPITMGRAFAGRQRL from the coding sequence GTGATCACCTCGCGGTCGAAGCGCACCATCAGCCTTTTCGCGCGCCTGCCCGGCGTTGGGGAAAAGACTGCGCAGCGCTACCTGTTGTACCTGCTCACCGCGGAGGACGAGCTGGCCGCGGAGCTCGGACGTGAGCTCGTCGAGCTCCGCCAGCATCTGCGGCCGTGCACCCTTTGCGGAAACATCGCCGAGATCGAGACGCCGACGAGCACAGCCATCTGCACCATCTGCAGCGACTCGAAGCGCGATCCGTCGCTGCTCTGTGTCGTGGCGCGGGTGCACGATCTTCTCGCCATCGAGCGCGCGGGCAGCATGCGCGGGCGCTACTTCGTGCTGGGGAAGCTTCTCAGCCCGCTGGAGGGCGTGGGGCCCGAAGATCTGCCCATCGAGCGGCTCTTGGCGCGCATTCAAAAAGAGAATGTGCAAGAGGTGATCTGCGCGACGCCGCCCAGCGTCGATGGAGAAGCCACGGCGCTGCTCTTGAAGCGCGAGCTCGCGCCGCTCGGGATCACGCTGTCACGTATCGCGAGCGGTGTTCCCCATGGCGGGGACCTGGAGTTCGCGGATCCCATCACCATGGGGCGGGCTTTCGCGGGGCGGCAGCGGCTCTGA
- a CDS encoding YbaB/EbfC family nucleoid-associated protein, whose product MQFRGGMNELMRQAARMQRKIEQTKEQLKDTEVTASAVGDKVKATVTYGRKVVRIEIDPEFLQSEGTELALDGACAAINSALEQAEKAMQAEIEKLTGGVKLPGVV is encoded by the coding sequence ATGCAATTCCGTGGCGGCATGAACGAGCTGATGCGCCAAGCGGCGCGGATGCAGCGCAAAATCGAGCAGACGAAAGAGCAGCTCAAAGACACCGAAGTAACGGCCTCCGCCGTTGGGGACAAGGTCAAGGCCACGGTCACGTACGGCCGCAAGGTCGTGCGCATCGAGATCGACCCCGAGTTCCTCCAGAGCGAAGGCACCGAGCTCGCGCTCGATGGCGCCTGTGCGGCCATCAACAGCGCCCTCGAGCAGGCCGAAAAAGCGATGCAGGCCGAAATCGAGAAGCTCACCGGCGGTGTGAAGCTGCCGGGTGTCGTCTAG
- the dnaX gene encoding DNA polymerase III subunit gamma/tau, producing MSYLVLARKYRPQSFEDLVGQEHVARTLANAIESGRVAHAFLFTGVRGVGKTTSARLLAKCLNCLGEDGSAKGPTAKPCQVCAACKEIAAGNDIDVQEIDAASYNGVDEVRRLQEGLAFRPARDRFKIYIVDEVHMLSNAAWNAFLKTLEEPPPHVKFIFATTEVHKVPVTILSRCQRYDFKLISTQLIAKRLEEVLGLEKIEADAAAIAVIAREAAGSMRDAMSLLDQVIAFSGQKLTSEDVSRVLGVADRRVLHELGSALVSGDATAALRVIDSLAQQGFDLPHLARDILQHLRNLVVARVSGEDGRDLLDLADEEVADVMSLAQKTDGDDLMRLYQGFSKSFDDVVKSGQPRAALEMLLVRLARRPALLPLDELLSRLGDLERRLGGAPPAPPTAPRGGGPAGGGGGRPAPPPRARASEQEAPVSATFAAPPPPPPPPPPPPPPPPVHTNGHTSLPKTPVFAPPPPPPPVVAPAPPVSAAVPAPAPVTAFTPPTGGGENLASWRRVVERVRATRPPLASVLEHAIPMEIGPERVRIALDEFLAFQVREAEALSLVTQELRALFGEVSFQVDDKTPQQATVATLASMAIAKKKEELSAARNAVAEHPLIRHAIALFNADLREVRLPAGSED from the coding sequence GTGAGTTATCTCGTCCTCGCACGGAAGTACCGGCCCCAGTCCTTCGAGGATCTGGTGGGCCAGGAGCACGTCGCGCGCACGCTGGCCAACGCCATTGAGAGCGGGCGCGTGGCGCACGCGTTTCTCTTCACCGGCGTCCGCGGCGTGGGGAAAACCACGAGCGCGCGGCTTTTGGCCAAGTGCCTGAATTGCCTGGGGGAAGACGGCAGCGCGAAGGGGCCGACGGCCAAGCCCTGCCAGGTGTGTGCAGCCTGCAAGGAAATTGCGGCGGGCAACGACATCGACGTGCAGGAGATCGACGCGGCCAGCTACAACGGCGTCGACGAGGTGCGGCGTCTGCAGGAGGGACTCGCCTTCCGCCCGGCGCGCGACCGCTTCAAGATTTACATCGTGGACGAGGTCCACATGCTCTCCAACGCGGCGTGGAACGCGTTTTTGAAGACGCTGGAGGAGCCCCCGCCGCACGTGAAGTTCATCTTCGCGACCACCGAAGTGCACAAGGTGCCGGTCACGATTTTGAGCCGGTGCCAGCGGTACGACTTCAAGCTGATCTCGACGCAGCTCATTGCAAAGCGGCTCGAGGAAGTGCTCGGGCTGGAGAAGATCGAGGCCGATGCCGCAGCCATCGCGGTCATTGCGCGCGAGGCGGCCGGCTCGATGCGCGATGCGATGAGCCTGCTCGATCAGGTCATTGCCTTCAGCGGGCAAAAGCTGACCTCGGAGGACGTCTCGCGCGTGCTCGGCGTGGCCGATCGGCGCGTGCTGCACGAGTTGGGCAGCGCCTTGGTGTCGGGCGATGCGACGGCGGCGTTGCGCGTGATCGATAGCCTCGCGCAGCAGGGATTCGATCTGCCGCACCTCGCGCGCGACATCCTGCAGCACCTGCGCAACTTGGTGGTGGCCAGGGTGTCCGGTGAGGACGGGCGCGATTTGCTGGACTTGGCCGACGAGGAAGTCGCCGACGTGATGTCGCTCGCCCAAAAGACGGACGGCGACGATTTGATGCGGCTTTATCAAGGGTTTTCGAAGTCGTTCGACGACGTCGTCAAAAGCGGGCAACCGCGCGCCGCATTGGAAATGCTGCTCGTGCGCCTTGCGCGGCGCCCGGCCTTGCTTCCACTGGACGAGCTTCTTTCGCGGCTGGGCGATCTGGAACGGCGCCTTGGTGGCGCCCCACCGGCACCGCCGACAGCGCCGCGCGGTGGGGGCCCCGCAGGTGGCGGCGGAGGCAGGCCTGCCCCGCCCCCGCGCGCCCGAGCCAGCGAGCAAGAGGCGCCGGTGTCTGCGACATTTGCAGCACCGCCGCCCCCGCCTCCTCCCCCGCCGCCACCGCCTCCTCCCCCGCCGGTGCACACGAACGGCCATACGTCGCTTCCCAAGACGCCCGTCTTCGCGCCCCCGCCTCCTCCGCCGCCGGTGGTGGCGCCGGCGCCTCCCGTGTCCGCCGCCGTGCCGGCCCCGGCGCCCGTGACCGCGTTCACTCCGCCAACGGGAGGCGGGGAAAACCTCGCCTCCTGGCGTCGGGTCGTCGAGCGCGTGCGCGCCACGCGCCCTCCCCTCGCCTCGGTGCTCGAGCACGCGATTCCCATGGAAATTGGCCCCGAACGCGTCCGCATTGCGCTCGACGAGTTCCTCGCGTTTCAAGTCCGCGAGGCCGAAGCCCTCTCCCTGGTCACGCAGGAATTGCGTGCCCTCTTCGGCGAGGTCTCTTTTCAGGTCGACGACAAAACCCCGCAGCAAGCGACCGTCGCCACCCTCGCCTCCATGGCCATTGCCAAAAAGAAGGAAGAGCTCTCCGCCGCGCGCAATGCCGTGGCCGAGCACCCCTTGATCCGGCACGCCATCGCCCTCTTCAACGCAGACCTCCGCGAAGTGCGGCTTCCGGCTGGATCCGAGGATTAA
- a CDS encoding electron transfer flavoprotein subunit alpha/FixB family protein yields the protein MNILVIAELHEDSLRKSTHSAITFAKNVGAPFSILVLGSGADKAAQEAATFGAQKVLVADDASLKDPLAERYAPVVAQVAKAGNFDVVVVTASSYGKDIAPRVAAKLGAGYATDISGVKNDGGKLTFKRPVYAGNAFGYCEVQTPVKVVSVRQSEFAAAEPSGGASPVEKVALPAADPAAARVEFVSLEAAKSERPDLGEAKVIVSGGRALKERFAEVLDPLANLLGAAVGASRAACDAGYAPPELQVGQTGRVVAPQLYFAIGISGAIQHLAGMKGSKNIVAINKDPEAPIFQVADYGLVQDLFTAVPELITELKK from the coding sequence ATGAACATCCTCGTCATCGCCGAACTCCACGAAGATTCGCTCCGCAAGAGCACCCACAGCGCCATCACGTTCGCCAAGAACGTCGGCGCGCCGTTCTCGATCCTCGTCCTGGGCTCCGGTGCCGACAAAGCCGCGCAAGAAGCGGCCACGTTCGGCGCGCAGAAGGTGCTCGTGGCCGACGACGCATCGCTCAAGGATCCCTTGGCCGAGCGTTACGCGCCGGTCGTCGCCCAAGTCGCCAAAGCCGGCAACTTCGACGTGGTGGTGGTCACCGCCAGCTCCTACGGCAAAGACATCGCCCCGCGCGTCGCCGCCAAGTTGGGCGCGGGCTACGCGACGGACATCAGCGGCGTGAAGAACGACGGCGGCAAGCTGACGTTCAAGCGCCCCGTCTACGCCGGCAACGCGTTCGGCTACTGCGAAGTTCAGACGCCCGTCAAAGTCGTGAGCGTGCGTCAGAGCGAATTCGCCGCCGCGGAGCCCAGCGGTGGCGCCTCGCCGGTCGAAAAGGTCGCCCTTCCGGCGGCGGATCCGGCGGCCGCACGCGTCGAATTCGTCTCCTTGGAGGCGGCCAAGAGCGAGCGTCCGGACCTGGGCGAGGCCAAGGTCATCGTCTCCGGCGGCCGCGCCCTCAAAGAGCGCTTCGCCGAGGTGCTCGATCCGTTGGCCAACCTGCTCGGCGCCGCCGTCGGTGCGAGCCGCGCCGCGTGCGACGCGGGGTATGCTCCGCCGGAGTTGCAGGTCGGACAGACCGGCCGCGTCGTCGCGCCGCAGCTTTACTTCGCGATCGGTATTTCTGGCGCGATCCAGCACTTGGCGGGCATGAAAGGCTCGAAAAATATCGTCGCGATCAACAAAGATCCCGAGGCGCCCATCTTCCAGGTGGCCGACTACGGCCTGGTGCAAGATCTTTTCACGGCGGTGCCCGAGCTCATCACCGAGTTGAAGAAGTAG
- a CDS encoding electron transfer flavoprotein subunit beta/FixA family protein: MKVLVPLKRVSDPDNANKIKIAGGKIDTTGLEWKPNPFDEYAVETALRLTENGTNPKQRLGEVVVVTFGPKETEMTLRAALATGADRAIRIDAKDEDLDGDLVARALKALVEKEKPDLVLAGKQAVDGDSNQVGQLLAEYLGWPQATFAGTIKSEDDKSLVVGREIDGGTLNVRVTLPAVVTVDLRIVAPKSVTSKHTPATHNYADGVRFAALMAIMAAKKKPLAEVKLADLTTDTALKIKYSAFEPPAARKAGVKVKTVAELVQKLKTEAKVL, from the coding sequence GTGAAAGTTCTCGTCCCCCTCAAGCGCGTCAGCGATCCGGACAACGCCAATAAGATCAAGATCGCCGGCGGCAAGATCGATACGACCGGCCTCGAGTGGAAGCCGAATCCGTTCGACGAGTATGCCGTGGAAACGGCGCTCCGCCTCACGGAAAACGGCACCAACCCAAAGCAGCGCCTCGGTGAAGTCGTCGTCGTCACCTTCGGACCGAAGGAAACCGAGATGACCCTTCGCGCCGCGCTCGCTACGGGCGCCGACCGCGCGATTCGCATCGACGCCAAGGACGAAGACCTCGACGGAGATCTCGTCGCCCGCGCGCTCAAGGCCCTCGTGGAAAAAGAGAAGCCGGACCTCGTGCTGGCTGGCAAGCAGGCCGTCGACGGCGACTCGAACCAGGTCGGACAGCTCTTGGCCGAGTACCTCGGTTGGCCCCAGGCCACCTTTGCGGGCACCATCAAGAGCGAGGATGACAAGTCCCTCGTCGTGGGCCGCGAAATCGACGGCGGCACCCTCAACGTGCGCGTCACCCTCCCCGCCGTGGTCACCGTGGACCTGCGCATCGTGGCGCCGAAGAGCGTCACGTCGAAGCACACGCCCGCCACGCACAACTACGCCGACGGCGTGCGCTTCGCGGCGCTCATGGCCATCATGGCCGCGAAGAAGAAGCCGCTCGCCGAGGTGAAGCTGGCCGATCTGACGACGGATACGGCGCTCAAGATCAAATACAGCGCCTTCGAGCCGCCCGCCGCGCGCAAAGCCGGTGTCAAGGTCAAGACGGTGGCCGAGCTGGTTCAGAAACTGAAGACCGAAGCCAAGGTCCTTTGA
- the nadB gene encoding L-aspartate oxidase, whose protein sequence is MQTTCDFLVIGSGVAGLTFALEAAAYGDVVLITKRSRDESNTKYAQGGIAAVLDADDSFEAHIKDTVVAGAGLNHPQAVEICVKEGPGRIAQLRSIGARFDRASGAPPDRNADLDLHLEGGHSARRIVHAEDMTGREVERALLEAVAAQPRIRILEEHMGVDLITLAKYGGPEVCAGAYVLDVSAGKVVTILARHTILASGGAGKVYLYTSNPDVATGDGLAMAYRAGAEIANMEFYQFHPTCLFNPQSKNFLITEAMRGEGAVLRRLDGTSFMKEHHPLADLAPRDIVARAIDHEMKRTGAEHVLLDITDKKPSFVKEHFPGIYAECLRYGIDITVQPIPVVPAAHYQCGGVSTDFDGRTTIPGLWAIGEVAHTGLHGANRLASNSLLEGLVFAHRAAEALKSVDRSAPWPDVPEWDVGEAGTSDEAVVITQNWDELRRFMWNYVGIVRSQKRLRRAARRINVLQEEIGEYYWNYFVTRDLLELRNIATVAQLIVECASARRESRGLHYNIDYPELDPRGARDTVVKRGVPAHLRGR, encoded by the coding sequence ATGCAGACGACCTGCGACTTTCTCGTCATTGGCAGCGGTGTAGCCGGTCTGACGTTCGCGCTCGAAGCCGCCGCTTACGGCGACGTGGTGCTCATCACCAAGCGATCGCGCGATGAATCGAACACGAAGTACGCCCAGGGCGGCATCGCCGCGGTGCTCGACGCCGACGACAGCTTCGAGGCGCACATCAAAGACACCGTGGTGGCGGGCGCCGGCCTGAACCACCCCCAGGCTGTCGAGATTTGCGTGAAGGAAGGCCCCGGCCGCATCGCGCAGCTTCGATCCATCGGAGCCCGCTTCGACCGCGCCTCGGGCGCGCCGCCGGATCGCAACGCGGATCTCGATCTTCATCTCGAGGGCGGCCACAGCGCCCGGCGCATCGTGCACGCCGAGGACATGACCGGCCGCGAGGTGGAGCGCGCCCTGCTCGAGGCCGTCGCTGCACAGCCGCGCATCCGCATCCTCGAAGAGCACATGGGCGTGGACTTGATCACGCTGGCCAAGTACGGCGGCCCCGAGGTTTGCGCCGGCGCGTACGTGCTCGACGTGAGCGCGGGCAAGGTGGTGACCATTTTGGCGCGCCACACCATCCTGGCGTCGGGCGGGGCGGGGAAGGTGTACCTGTACACGTCGAACCCCGACGTGGCGACGGGCGACGGGCTGGCGATGGCGTACCGCGCGGGGGCGGAAATCGCCAACATGGAGTTTTACCAGTTCCACCCGACGTGCCTGTTCAACCCGCAGAGCAAGAATTTCCTCATCACGGAGGCGATGCGCGGTGAGGGCGCGGTGCTGCGGCGGCTCGATGGCACGAGCTTCATGAAAGAGCACCATCCGCTGGCCGATCTGGCGCCGCGTGACATCGTGGCCCGCGCCATCGACCACGAGATGAAGCGCACCGGTGCCGAGCACGTGCTCCTGGACATCACCGACAAGAAGCCGAGCTTCGTCAAAGAGCACTTCCCCGGCATCTACGCGGAGTGTCTGCGCTACGGCATCGACATCACCGTGCAGCCCATTCCGGTGGTGCCGGCTGCGCACTACCAATGCGGTGGTGTGTCGACCGACTTCGACGGTCGCACCACGATTCCGGGGCTATGGGCCATCGGAGAGGTGGCGCATACCGGTCTTCATGGCGCGAACCGCTTGGCGTCGAATTCGCTTTTGGAGGGCTTGGTCTTCGCCCACCGCGCGGCGGAAGCGCTCAAGTCGGTCGATCGCAGCGCCCCATGGCCCGATGTGCCCGAGTGGGACGTGGGCGAGGCAGGTACGAGCGACGAGGCCGTCGTCATCACGCAGAACTGGGACGAACTGCGTCGCTTCATGTGGAACTACGTCGGTATCGTGCGCTCGCAAAAGCGACTGCGCCGCGCGGCCCGCCGCATCAACGTCCTCCAAGAGGAAATCGGCGAGTACTACTGGAACTACTTCGTCACGCGCGACTTGCTCGAACTTCGCAACATCGCCACCGTGGCGCAACTCATCGTGGAGTGTGCTTCCGCGCGTCGCGAAAGCCGGGGCCTCCACTACAACATCGACTACCCCGAACTCGATCCCCGCGGCGCCCGCGACACCGTCGTGAAGCGAGGCGTACCGGCACACCTGCGCGGCCGGTAA